A single window of Theropithecus gelada isolate Dixy chromosome 9, Tgel_1.0, whole genome shotgun sequence DNA harbors:
- the EBLN1 gene encoding LOW QUALITY PROTEIN: endogenous Bornavirus-like nucleoprotein 1 (The sequence of the model RefSeq protein was modified relative to this genomic sequence to represent the inferred CDS: inserted 1 base in 1 codon; substituted 1 base at 1 genomic stop codon) codes for CENHKQSPTISRPRKNPQTSSPQDNTMDGSSFHYFQGRFELSGKSRQYPADALEPQPGIGDVKDIEKARKSMLDPAHRSHFHLTTPSLVFLCFIFDGLRKALLSVGVSKRSNIVIGNENKETDALYASKFEDVMPNFTALEMSSILRHCCDLLIGVAAGSSDPICTNSLQVQRQLKAMMISIGRHLHGKSADLLINYNAGPAIYWINSRPWVGGLMFTFLFGEFEXPACELLDQVKVVASKAQMTTYYTVGMFLDQCMDGSIALPAVVSEIPVFEQKKALVKRALGDFFEFGGVLRHPVIGELSPRMFPNLATAANYWAKRRNPTFSGFEALYFIPGSTITLPLVXMTSARKISRGSDMDPYTLNILRGYGSSGFD; via the exons TGTGAAAATCACAAACAATCACCCACAATATCCCGCCCAAGAAAGAACCCACAGACCAGCAGCCCACAAGACAATACAATGGATGGGAGCAGCTTCCATTACTTTCAAGGGAGATTTGAGCTCTCTGGGAAGAGCAGACAGTATCCAGCAGATGCATTGGAGCCCCAACCTGGCATTGGAGATGTCAAGGACAttgaaaaagcaagaaagtcTATGCTAGACCCAGCACACAGATCTCATTTTCACCTTACAACCCCAAGCttagtatttttgtgttttatatttgatGGATTACGCAAGGCACTACTCAGTGTTGGTGTGAGCAAAAGGTCTAATATTGTGATTGGGAATGAGAACAAGGAAACAGATGCTCTTTATGCTAGCAAATTCGAAGATGTTATGCCTAACTTCACTGCCCTTGAGATGTCATCAATTCTCCGTCACTGCTGTGATCTTCTGATAGGCGTTGCTGCTGGATCGAGTGACCCGATATGCACCAACAGCCTCCAAGTACAGAGACAATTGAAGGCAATGATGATATCCATTGGAAGACATTTGCATGGTAAAAGTGCTGATTTATTAATTAACTATAATGCAGGGCCAGCTATATATTGGATCAACTCAAGACCATGGGTTGGAGGATTAATGTTCACATTTCTATTCGGAGAATTTG TCCCTGCATGTGAGCTACTTGATCAAGTTAAAGTAGTTGCCAGCAAAGCACAGATGACGACCTACTACACTGTGGGAATGTTCCTGGATCAGTGCATGGATGGTTCCATTGCTTTACCTGCTGTTGTGTCTGAGATTCCAGTTTTTGAGCAGAAGAAAGCACTGGTTAAAAGGGCACTTGGAGATTTCTTTGAATTTGGGGGTGTACTTCGCCACCCTGTTATTGGGGAGCTATCACCACGAATGTTCCCAAACCTAGCAACAGCAGCAAACTACTGGGCCAAAAGAAGGAATCCCACATTTTCTGGATTTGAAGCCCTTTACTTTATACCAGGATCAACTATTACACTCCCTCTAGTTTGAATGACATCTGCTCGGAAAATCTCCAGAGGAAGTGACATGGATCCATATACACTTAACATCCTTCGCGGGTACGGGAGTTCAGGATTTGACTAA